The region ACTATCACAAGCCCAGCGATACCGCCGATCGCATCGACGCCGCCGGCATGGCGCGCATCGGCGCGGTGGCCGTCCGGCTCACCGACGAGCTGGTGGCGACGCCGCGGCTCGTTTATGCGCAGGTGGCTCCGTCGGCCGGGCGGCGTCCGCCCGAGGCGCCGGGCGCGCAGGCGGGGAGCGGCGCCTTCCTCGGTGTCGCGCTCGACGGGCGCGGCGAATCGGACGGTCTGCGCCTGGGGTCGATCGTGCCCAATACGGGGGCGGCGCACGCCGGGCTGCGCGAGGGCGACGTGCTCGTGCGCATCGGCGATGGCACCATCGACAGCTTCGACGACCTGCGCAAGGCGCTGGCGCGACAGGCGCCCGGCGACACCGTGCGCGTGGTCTTTCTGCGGGACGGGCAGGATCAGACCGTCTCGGTCACCCTCGGCACGCGCCCCTGAGCGGGCACGCGGGAGAGCTACGTCCATGCGGATTGGGATCATCGGCGCGGGCGCCATCGGCAGCGTGGTGGGCGGGCTCCTCACCAAGGCGGGACACGACGTCACGCTGGTGGATCAGTGGCCCGAGCACGTGGAGAAGATGCGCAGCCAGGGGCTCAAGCTCTCCGGCACCTGCGGCGACCACCTGATCCGCGTCAACGCGATCCACATCCACGAGATGCAGCGCATCGCCGAGCCTTTCGAGGCCGCCTTCGTGGCGGTGAAGTCCTACGACACGGAGTGGGCGACCGCGCTTGCCATCCAGTACCTCCGCCAGCCCGACGGTGTGGTGGTGGATTTCCAGAACGGGATCAACGATCACCGCGTGGCGTCGGTGGCGGGTAAGGAGCGCACGCTCGGCTGCGTCATCACCATCGGCGCCGGCATGTACGAGCCGGCGCACGCCATGCGCACCGACAACATGGCGATCGGCTTCAAGATCGGCGAGCTGGACGGAAAGGACTCCGAGCGCGCCCGCCGCTTGGCCGAGGTCATGAGCGCCGTCGCCACCACCAAGGTCACGCCCAATCTCTTCGGCGAGCGCTGGTCCAAGCTCGCGGTGAACTGCATGGCCAACCCCCTCGCGGGCCTGTCCGGCTACGGCTCCGCCGAGGTGCGTAGCCAGCCCGAGCCCAGCCGCATCGCCATTCACGTGGCCGCGGAAGCTATCCGCGTGGGCGGCGCCTCGGGCTACGAGGTGGAGCCCATCTACGGCATCGTCGCGAAGCGCTTCGTGGACGCGGCCGAGGGCCGTGGCTACGACGAGGTGGCCAAGGACATGGCGGCCAGCGCCAAGAGCCTGTCCGGCGGCCGGCCCTCGCTCCTCCAGGACGTCATGCGCGGCCGCCGCACCGAGATCGAGTATTTGAACGGCTATGTCTGCACGGAGGGCCGGCGTCTCGGCGTGCCCACGCCGGTGAATGACGCGGTGGTGAAGACGGTGCTGTCGTACAAGGTCGGCGCGCTCAAGCCGGATCCCAAGAACCTGGCGCCGATCACGGCGGTGCTGCCGAAATAGGCAGGCGGCCCACTCACCCAATTGGCGCATGCCGCCGGCGCGCGATCGTAACAATATGCGCACGCCCGATTGTCACCTTTGGTGGCTCAGGATATATTCGCCGTGCGATCATGGCGAGCCTTAAGCGCAGTGTGATCAAAGTCTGCGGGGGGAAGGCAAATCACATGGTCTTGAAAATTGCCGTCCTCATTGTCGTCCTCGGCCTCGGTCCCGAATGTCTGTCCGCACAATCCAAGCAGGAGTTCAAGATGTCCGTCGTGGTCGCCGAGGATACGGCCTGGGGCCGGGCCGCCAAACGATTCGCCGATGCTCTGAGGCATAGAACGCAGGCGCGCATCAACGTAACAAACTATTTCGACGGCAAGCTCTTCGCCGACCGGCAGACAACCGAGTTTAACCTCCTGCAACAGGGCGCGGCTGATTTCGCCATCGGGTCGACGATCAACTGGTCTCCTCAGGTGAAGGAGTTGAATCTCTTCGCCCTGCCTTTCATGTTCCCGAGCTACCGGGCGGTGGATGCGGTCCAAGCGGGCGATCCCGGCAGGCGGCTGTTCAAGCACATCGAGCGGAAGGGCGTCATCCCGATTGCGTGGGGGGAGAACGGCTTCCGCGAGTTGACGAACGGGATACGGCCGATCCGCCGGCCGGAAGATCTCCAAGGTCTGAAGATCCGCGTAGTTGGGATACCAATCCTCGTGGAGATTTTCGAGGCGCTCGGAGCGAAGCCGGTCCGGATGAACTGGGGTGAGGCCCAGATCGCCATCCGACAACGGACGGTGGACGGACAAGAGAATCCGGTCGCCCTGATCATTCCGTACAGGATATGGTCGGATCACCGCTACATCACCCAATGGCACTATGCCATTGACCCGCTCATCCTCGCCGTGAGTGCCCGGACATGGGCCGCCCTGGCGCCCGAGGACCGCAAGATCGTGTCGCGAGTGGGCGAGGAGATCATGGCCGTGCAGAAGAGGGAAGCCCGCGAGGGACTGGAAGGGGGTCTCGTCGATACCCTTCAGCGGATCTACGGAATGGAAGAGGTTCGGCTATCCCCGGCCGACATCAAGGCATTCCGCGACAAGACTCGCCCGGTCTACGCCCGATGGGCAGATGAGATTGGCGCCGAACTGGTGCGCGACGCGGAGCAGGTGGTGGAGAGCGTGAAGTAGGACGAGCTCTCGTCGGTTGGGCCACCGCGGCGTGACCACGATGGCCCGAGCGCTACGACGGAGTAACGGCGTGGCAAGGGCGGAGCAGCCCGACGTGCGTGCCCCTGTTGGTGCTGTTTTGGGGCGACGCCAAGCCTAATGTTGAGGATGCCCGACGCCGTGGCACAAAAGTCTTTCTGCAGGTGGGGTCGGTCGAGGAGGCGGTGACGGCAGCCGAAGCTGGGGTGGATGCGATCATCGCTCAGGGCGTTGAGGCCGGTGGACACGTGAAGGGGACCACGTCGCTGTCGACGCTCGTGCCGGCAATCGTCGAAGCGGTAAGCCCGGTGCCTGTGGTCGCCGCTGGAGGAGTCGCCAACGGCAGAGGGATTGTCGCCGTTTTGAGCCTCGGCGCGCAGGCCGTATCGATGGGCACCAGGTTTCTTGCCAGCGCCGAAGCCTTCGTGCCTGATGGTTACAAAGACCGGATCGTGAAGAGTACAGCCGAGGACACCGTCTATACTCAG is a window of Candidatus Methylomirabilota bacterium DNA encoding:
- a CDS encoding 2-dehydropantoate 2-reductase; this translates as MRIGIIGAGAIGSVVGGLLTKAGHDVTLVDQWPEHVEKMRSQGLKLSGTCGDHLIRVNAIHIHEMQRIAEPFEAAFVAVKSYDTEWATALAIQYLRQPDGVVVDFQNGINDHRVASVAGKERTLGCVITIGAGMYEPAHAMRTDNMAIGFKIGELDGKDSERARRLAEVMSAVATTKVTPNLFGERWSKLAVNCMANPLAGLSGYGSAEVRSQPEPSRIAIHVAAEAIRVGGASGYEVEPIYGIVAKRFVDAAEGRGYDEVAKDMAASAKSLSGGRPSLLQDVMRGRRTEIEYLNGYVCTEGRRLGVPTPVNDAVVKTVLSYKVGALKPDPKNLAPITAVLPK
- the dctP gene encoding TRAP transporter substrate-binding protein DctP produces the protein MVLKIAVLIVVLGLGPECLSAQSKQEFKMSVVVAEDTAWGRAAKRFADALRHRTQARINVTNYFDGKLFADRQTTEFNLLQQGAADFAIGSTINWSPQVKELNLFALPFMFPSYRAVDAVQAGDPGRRLFKHIERKGVIPIAWGENGFRELTNGIRPIRRPEDLQGLKIRVVGIPILVEIFEALGAKPVRMNWGEAQIAIRQRTVDGQENPVALIIPYRIWSDHRYITQWHYAIDPLILAVSARTWAALAPEDRKIVSRVGEEIMAVQKREAREGLEGGLVDTLQRIYGMEEVRLSPADIKAFRDKTRPVYARWADEIGAELVRDAEQVVESVK
- a CDS encoding nitronate monooxygenase, which gives rise to MPLLVLFWGDAKPNVEDARRRGTKVFLQVGSVEEAVTAAEAGVDAIIAQGVEAGGHVKGTTSLSTLVPAIVEAVSPVPVVAAGGVANGRGIVAVLSLGAQAVSMGTRFLASAEAFVPDGYKDRIVKSTAEDTVYTQLFDIGWPGAPHRVLRNKAVIEWDAAGRPS